One genomic region from Biomphalaria glabrata chromosome 7, xgBioGlab47.1, whole genome shotgun sequence encodes:
- the LOC106080276 gene encoding NFX1-type zinc finger-containing protein 1-like, whose protein sequence is MQEHFGQSGIPFAVISLRHLLSCRQVPGSLRCRVLATQSWPLPLRRQNLNEEQLEATKEALTRELTLIQGPPGTGKTFVSLKIMRALLENVHNQTSEGGPILVVCYTNHALDQFLEGILKFCSEGIIRVGGNSKCEALESYNLAYIRRNDKVRDRSLRRALFYIYEEMRPLQRRIKRLADQLTMTKHKILDEDALREFILESHLQSLRSKRDLCQGQSIIRMWLSVASDADFEVYLHEAAKSHLLSLLMLKNTMRNSGCLNFKQKIQVTTKAMVYRMWKDRYEKKFGRVSDKSILSDQDLAPFIDGKVIQKIHSSGYLSVEDWILGNDLEETVASIEYLTKDQNNIDFEDLVDVESCDSIDDLDAASSDGDFDSDENLSALTSLMVRLECLGVNLTEAADHRKVSSRNRISYIEALRKAETSEPMTASEESSTSSLWKLDVSVRFQLYKTWRSKYLSSLKEEMRSLSRQYESLLEKKKELQRMRDISILRQAKVVGMTTTGAAKHRKVLEAVGPRIVVVEEAAEVLEAHIITSLSRHCKHLILVGDHQQLRPKVEVYELAQHYGLEVSLFERLVNNDFKCVQLKEQFRMRPEISMFLRHIYPGLKDGESVKSRPGIDGMHQNVFFIKHNQSEQKIKKGTSKFNNFEAKYLLKLTEYLISQGHEAEQITILGAYGGQVNRIQELQRASKNSTLGKVRVSTIDNFQGEENKIILLSLVRSNSDNQVGFLSTDNRVCVAISRAQYGMYVIGDIDLLAKRSQLWENIKHTAESHDCIGQVLHLSCQQHNNLKEIKKIDDFDQAISLKGCGKKCKTRLQCGHLCSLICHIGNHDQYVCDKNCLKMCPRGHVCPKKCVETCPPCGVMVNFQLPCGHTQLQPCYTNILNIVCREKCSKTCPSGHLCPYDCKVNCPPCRTGVERNLNCGHTLTAMCHEKSLKCKEKCRKSCSFGHPCPLMCTEGCADCTKYVCLTLLCGHDLYEMCWKFTTGQAKCTKPCANICVRGHNCPRLCKVCSASCRPCSETLPCGHRCTELPRQIALGDIVDKPCMSRCFSRCQNGHPCPNVCSEACPPVCLTVLKCGHLCRRKLEPRPSGLNYVEVCDEPCEKVCDRGHKCFSNCSEPCLPCGELLSCGHRCACVPRKLTPADDPVPCKQQCKKVCRKGHQCPALCWESCPPLCRKLKCKVIKLFTSRETVYKYAYEWKSSSVDPVSLLRF, encoded by the coding sequence ATGCAAGAACATTTCGGACAATCCGGCATACCTTTCGCAGTCATCAGTTTACGACATCTCTTGTCTTGTCGACAAGTCCCTGGCTCACTTCGTTGTAGAGTGCTGGCGACACAATCCTGGCCACTTCCTCTTAGAAGACAGAATCTCAACGAGGAACAGCTTGAAGCTACCAAGGAAGCGCTGACTAGAGAGCTGACCCTCATTCAAGGACCACCAGGAACAGGCAAGACTTTTGTGAGCTTAAAAATCATGAGAGCCCTTTTAGAGAATGTACACAATCAAACGTCCGAGGGAGGCCCCATCCTTGTAGTGTGTTACACAAACCACGCCCTGGACCAGTTCTTGgaaggaattttaaaattttgcagtGAAGGAATTATTCGAGTCGGTGGCAACAGTAAATGTGAGGCTCTGGAATCGTATAATCTGGCGTATATTCGTAGAAACGACAAAGTCAGAGACAGGTCCCTCAGAAGAGCCTTGTTCTACATATATGAGGAAATGAGACCATTACAAAGAAGAATAAAACGATTAGCTGACCAGTTGACCATGACTAAACACAAAATCCTGGATGAGGATGCCCTAAGAGAGTTTATACTAGAGTCTCATCTGCAAAGCTTACGAAGCAAAAGAGACCTTTGTCAGGGTCAATCAATAATAAGGATGTGGCTCTCTGTAGCTAGTGATGCAGACTTTGAGGTCTACTTGCACGAAGCAGCCAAATCGCATTTACTATCTCTTCTCATGCTGAAAAATACCATGCGCAACAGTGgctgtttaaattttaaacagaaAATACAGGTCACTACCAAAGCAATGGTTTATAGAATGTGGAAAGATAGGTATGAGAAAAAATTCGGAAGAGTCTCAGACAAGTCAATACTTTCCGACCAAGACTTGGCTCCTTTCATTGATGGGAAAGTCATTCAGAAAATTCACTCCAGTGGTTACCTCAGTGTCGAAGATTGGATCCTGGGAAATGATTTAGAAGAAACTGTAGCCAGCATTGAATATCTTACAAAGGATCAGAATAACATAGACTTCGAGGATTTAGTTGATGTTGAAAGTTGTGACAGTATCGATGATCTGGACGCTGCATCCTCCGATGGTGACTTTGACAGTGATGAAAACTTATCTGCACTCACATCTTTAATGGTGAGATTGGAGTGTCTTGGCGTAAACTTAACCGAGGCTGCTGATCATCGTAAAGTGTCGTCTAGAAATCGTATTTCTTACATTGAAGCGCTGCGTAAAGCTGAAACAAGTGAGCCGATGACTGCATCTGAAGAATCATCGACGAGCAGCTTGTGGAAACTTGACGTCTCTGTTAGGTTTCAGCTTTACAAGACTTGGCGTTCTAAATACCTGAGCTCGTTAAAAGAAGAAATGCGCTCGCTAAGTCGTCAGTACGAAAGTCTgcttgaaaaaaagaaagaactacAGCGAATGCGGGACATTTCAATTCTGCGCCAGGCTAAAGTGGTTGGAATGACTACAACAGGGGCGGCAAAGCACCGCAAAGTCTTAGAAGCCGTGGGTCCCAGAATCGTGGTCGTCGAAGAAGCTGCCGAAGTTCTAGAGGCCCACATCATCACCTCTTTAAGCCGCCACTGCAAGCATTTGATTCTCGTTGGCGATCACCAGCAGCTAAGGCCCAAAGTTGAGGTGTACGAACTGGCTCAACATTATGGGCTAGAAGTCTCTTTATTTGAAAGACTTGtcaataatgattttaaatgtGTTCAACTCAAAGAACAGTTTCGAATGCGACCAGAGATTTCAATGTTTCTAAGACATATCTACCCAGGTTTGAAAGATGGTGAATCCGTAAAATCTAGGCCAGGAATAGATGGAATGCATCAGAACGTTTTCTTTATAAAGCACAATCAATCTGAGCAGAAAATAAAGAAGGGTACTAGTAAATTCAACAATTTTGAAGCCAAATATCTTCTTAAACTTACCGAATATCTCATCAGCCAAGGGCATGAAGCCGAGCAGATCACCATTTTGGGAGCATATGGTGGTCAAGTAAACAGAATACAAGAACTTCAGCGAGCTTCCAAAAATTCCACGTTGGGCAAAGTTCGAGTCTCCACCATAGACAACTTTCAgggagaagaaaacaaaataatcctTCTGTCACTTGTTCGAAGTAATTCAGACAATCAGGTTGGCTTTCTCAGCACCGACAACAGAGTTTGTGTGGCTATATCTAGAGCCCAATATGGGATGTATGTCATAGGAGACATTGACCTACTCGCCAAGCGTAGTCAGCTTTGGGAAAACATCAAACACACTGCCGAAAGTCACGACTGCATCGGCCAAGTGCTTCATCTTAGTTGTCAGCAGCATAACAATCTGAAAGAGATTAAGAAAATTGACGATTTCGATCAAGCGATTTCGTTAAAGGGCTGCGGTAAGAAGTGTAAGACGAGATTACAATGTGGGCATCTGTGCTCACTGATTTGCCACATAGGCAATCATGACCAGTACGTGTGCGATAAAAATTGCTTGAAGATGTGTCCTAGAGGTCACGTGTGTCCGAAAAAGTGTGTGGAGACATGCCCTCCCTGCGGCGTGATGGTGAACTTCCAGTTGCCCTGTGGCCACACGCAGTTGCAGCCATGTTACACCAACATCTTGAATATCGTGTGCCGAGAAAAATGCTCGAAGACGTGTCCGAGTGGTCATCTGTGCCCTTACGATTGTAAAGTGAATTGTCCCCCGTGTCGTACTGGAGTAGAAAGGAACCTTAACTGTGGGCATACATTGACAGCCATGTGTCATGAGAAAAGCttgaaatgtaaagaaaaatgccGGAAATCCTGTTCTTTTGGACATCCTTGTCCTCTGATGTGCACAGAAGGATGCGCTGATTGTACTAAATATGTGTGTCTCACTCTGTTGTGTGGACATGACCTGTATGAAATGTGCTGGAAATTTACAACTGGGCAAGCAAAGTGCACTAAACCCTGCGCTAATATCTGCGTCAGGGGACATAACTGTCCAAGACTTTGTAAAGTGTGTTCTGCGAGTTGTCGTCCTTGTAGTGAAACTCTTCCTTGCGGTCACCGTTGTACCGAATTGCCTAGACAAATCGCTTTAGGTGACATAGTGGACAAGCCGTGTATGAGTAGGTGCTTCTCTCGGTGCCAAAACGGGCATCCTTGCCCCAACGTCTGCAGCGAAGCTTGCCCACCTGTCTGTTTAACCGTCTTAAAATGTGGGCATTTGTGCAGGCGTAAACTGGAGCCCCGTCCATCGGGTCTCAACTACGTAGAAGTCTGTGACGAGCCTTGCGAGAAAGTTTGTGACAGGGGTCACAAGTGCTTCTCAAACTGTAGTGAGCCCTGCCTCCCTTGTGGAGAGCTGCTCAGCTGTGGTCATCGGTGCGCATGTGTTCCTAGAAAACTCACCCCAGCGGATGACCCAGTGCCCTGCAAACAGCAGTGCAAAAAGGTGTGTCGTAAAGGGCACCAGTGCCCTGCATTGTGCTGGGAGAGTTGTCCCCCGCTTTGTCGTAAATTAAAGTGCAAAGTTATTAAGTTGTTCACCTCTCGTGAAACAGTATATAAGTATGCTTATGAATGGAAATCCTCATCTGTGGATCCAGTTTCCTTGTTAAggttttaa